The following are from one region of the Arcobacter defluvii genome:
- a CDS encoding nitrous oxide reductase accessory protein NosL codes for MKKSLSLLMFLFALIFTNLNANEMFQTVEPKDATLVKSDSSKEFCNVCGMHLSKYYKTNHVTEFKNGHKEQYCSIHCQAEIYRDYKDKIKNIQVVDTNSLKLIDATKAFYVIGSSKEGTMSPVSKYAFISKDDALKFQKEFGGEIHNFDETMKIALEDLPNDNKILDEKRVPIAKKGKKIFESMCDINKIKDFNSIGEAKQYLIDNKVCKNLDKQMLQAVSVYLSNPLLASEKSKMIDTPKDAKCPVCGMFVSKYPKWAAQITTKDGHSHYFDGVKDMMKFYFEPSKYGHTHNKDELKDINVTDYYTLEITNAKNAYFVIGSNVYGPMGEELIPFKNENQAKKFMEDHFGKKVLKFEEIKKEMLF; via the coding sequence ATGAAAAAGAGTCTAAGTTTACTTATGTTTTTATTTGCATTAATCTTTACAAACTTAAATGCAAATGAAATGTTTCAAACAGTTGAACCCAAAGATGCAACTTTAGTTAAAAGTGATTCATCAAAAGAGTTTTGTAATGTTTGTGGTATGCATTTATCAAAATACTATAAAACAAATCATGTAACAGAATTTAAAAATGGTCATAAAGAGCAATATTGTTCTATTCATTGTCAAGCAGAAATCTATAGAGATTACAAAGATAAAATAAAAAATATCCAAGTGGTAGATACAAATTCTTTAAAATTAATTGATGCAACAAAAGCATTTTATGTTATTGGTAGCTCAAAAGAAGGGACAATGAGTCCAGTGAGTAAATATGCATTTATATCAAAAGATGATGCTTTAAAATTTCAAAAAGAGTTTGGTGGTGAAATTCATAATTTTGATGAAACGATGAAAATAGCTTTAGAAGATTTACCAAATGATAATAAAATCTTAGATGAAAAAAGAGTTCCTATTGCTAAAAAAGGAAAAAAAATTTTTGAATCAATGTGTGACATCAATAAAATAAAAGACTTTAATTCGATTGGAGAAGCTAAACAATATCTAATTGATAATAAAGTTTGTAAAAATTTAGATAAACAAATGCTTCAAGCTGTTTCTGTTTATTTAAGTAATCCTCTTTTAGCAAGTGAAAAATCTAAAATGATTGATACACCAAAAGATGCAAAATGCCCAGTTTGTGGTATGTTTGTATCAAAATATCCAAAATGGGCTGCCCAAATTACTACAAAAGATGGTCACTCTCATTATTTTGATGGAGTAAAAGATATGATGAAGTTCTATTTTGAACCTTCAAAATATGGTCATACTCACAATAAAGATGAATTAAAAGATATAAATGTAACTGATTATTATACTTTAGAAATTACAAATGCAAAAAATGCTTACTTTGTAATAGGTTCAAATGTTTATGGTCCAATGGGAGAAGAGTTAATTCCGTTTAAAAATGAGAATCAAGCAAAAAAATTTATGGAAGATCATTTTGGGAAAAAAGTTTTAAAATTTGAAGAAATAAAAAAAGAAATGTTATTTTAA
- a CDS encoding HDOD domain-containing protein, giving the protein MSNNILEKIESLPPLPKTIIEIEEFRKKPNKEAIDLLKIIEKDALIISTLLKISNSAMFGFRSKVETPSRAINLLGINFTISIAIGGTVQNLLMTNLEPYAINSDDFMRASNISSTLANIWLSKIDAELKEDIILPALLQETGKFILADIISSEGKADLFKSKISAGASIESVEKELLDVTTSQVTAQIFRYWKLSENLINMIENVDDVSKATPEYKKKTQILDVIKTAAYIKEPLSDENVERAIKKATLYGFDIKNLKNAIETLQDRLLDE; this is encoded by the coding sequence TTGTCTAATAATATCCTAGAAAAGATAGAATCTCTTCCTCCCTTGCCAAAAACAATAATAGAGATTGAAGAGTTTAGAAAAAAACCAAATAAAGAAGCCATTGATTTACTAAAAATAATTGAAAAAGATGCCTTAATAATATCAACATTGTTAAAAATCTCGAATTCTGCAATGTTTGGTTTTAGGTCAAAAGTTGAAACACCAAGTCGAGCTATTAATCTACTTGGAATCAATTTTACTATTTCTATTGCTATTGGTGGAACAGTACAAAATCTTTTAATGACAAATTTAGAACCATATGCTATTAATAGCGATGATTTTATGAGAGCTTCAAATATTTCTTCAACTTTAGCCAATATATGGCTTTCAAAAATTGATGCAGAATTAAAAGAAGATATTATTTTACCTGCGCTTTTACAAGAAACAGGAAAATTTATTTTAGCTGATATTATATCTAGTGAAGGAAAAGCAGATTTATTTAAATCAAAAATATCAGCTGGTGCATCTATTGAATCAGTAGAAAAAGAGTTATTAGATGTAACTACTTCACAAGTTACTGCTCAAATATTTAGATATTGGAAATTAAGTGAAAATCTTATAAATATGATTGAAAATGTAGATGATGTTTCAAAAGCTACACCTGAATATAAGAAAAAAACTCAGATTTTAGATGTTATTAAAACAGCAGCATATATAAAAGAACCATTAAGTGATGAAAATGTAGAAAGAGCTATAAAAAAAGCAACTTTATATGGATTTGATATAAAAAATCTAAAAAATGCAATAGAAACTCTACAAGATAGATTACTTGACGAATAG
- a CDS encoding pyrimidine/purine nucleoside phosphorylase, whose product MAEFKGVSIAKAANILFEGNITSRSITFEDGSRKTLGIMLPGEYELNTVHKEIMDIQRGVLEVLLPAQEWVKYEGPASFEIQANSKFKLRVHSLVDYCCSFIKNH is encoded by the coding sequence ATGGCAGAGTTTAAAGGTGTTTCTATTGCAAAAGCAGCAAATATTCTTTTTGAAGGTAATATTACAAGTAGATCTATCACATTTGAAGATGGTTCTAGAAAAACTTTAGGAATAATGCTTCCAGGTGAATATGAGTTGAACACAGTTCATAAAGAAATTATGGATATTCAAAGAGGTGTTTTAGAAGTTTTATTACCAGCTCAAGAATGGGTAAAATATGAAGGACCAGCATCATTTGAAATACAAGCTAATTCAAAATTCAAATTAAGAGTTCATTCTTTAGTTGATTATTGTTGTTCTTTTATAAAAAATCATTAA
- a CDS encoding class II SORL domain-containing protein produces the protein MPKINKYVDIDTVEREAKKDLIDRHSPFIHCASTAKKGEPFEVTVKMGNEYTHPDDFDHYIESVSLFNGETLLAKATYVPGTLGNVKAHNTTTFTIIPTGSKLNLVAHGYCTKHGIWEGTPVTVEVTE, from the coding sequence ATGCCAAAAATTAACAAATATGTTGATATTGATACTGTTGAAAGAGAAGCAAAAAAAGATTTAATTGATAGACACAGTCCATTTATTCACTGTGCTTCAACTGCAAAAAAAGGTGAACCATTTGAAGTTACTGTTAAAATGGGTAACGAATACACTCATCCAGATGATTTTGATCACTACATCGAATCTGTTTCTTTATTTAATGGTGAAACATTATTAGCAAAAGCTACTTATGTACCAGGAACATTAGGAAATGTAAAAGCACATAATACAACTACATTTACAATCATCCCAACTGGTTCAAAATTAAATTTAGTTGCTCACGGTTACTGTACAAAACATGGTATCTGGGAAGGTACACCTGTAACTGTTGAAGTTACTGAGTAA
- the recO gene encoding recombination protein RecO: MQGYIIDIKPVKDDDLIVTIITENELLTTYRFYGARHSNINIGYKIDFELENTRANIPRLKDVIQLGFPWILDNEKMYCWQRYIKLFYPHLKELEELDSFYFYSLENLVHIMSKQNVLRAICESYISLLEFEGRLHSDFECLLCETKIYEDVSLVRGFLPLHTECTRGKIFKLNKISELFEKKKTINLTDEEVEYLWNIILLGL, translated from the coding sequence ATGCAAGGTTACATTATAGATATAAAACCTGTTAAAGATGATGATTTAATTGTAACTATAATAACTGAAAATGAACTTCTTACAACTTATAGATTTTATGGAGCTAGACATTCAAATATAAATATAGGCTATAAAATTGATTTTGAACTAGAAAATACAAGGGCTAATATTCCAAGATTAAAAGATGTAATTCAACTTGGTTTCCCTTGGATACTTGATAATGAAAAAATGTATTGTTGGCAACGATATATTAAACTATTTTATCCACATTTAAAAGAACTTGAAGAGTTAGATTCTTTTTATTTTTACTCCTTAGAAAACTTAGTTCATATTATGTCTAAACAAAATGTTTTAAGAGCAATTTGTGAATCATATATCTCTTTACTTGAATTTGAAGGAAGACTTCATTCTGACTTTGAATGTTTATTGTGCGAAACAAAAATTTATGAAGATGTATCGTTAGTTAGAGGATTTTTACCCCTTCATACTGAATGTACAAGAGGAAAAATTTTTAAGTTAAATAAAATTTCAGAACTCTTTGAAAAGAAAAAAACTATAAACCTAACTGATGAAGAAGTTGAATACTTATGGAATATAATTCTTTTAGGTTTATAA
- a CDS encoding beta strand repeat-containing protein, with protein MAGEIGKIISLNGSFFIKHPNGSVSTAKVNDILNDGDIIIGSSSNTNSNMLKVLLSDNSGDIQVVGNNEQLFDVTLLSGELPEDTVVQNNEVSDLLEQSTKNIQENPAQTDEQATLTLDQIEKLDAAAAGEDQTTTDPVGIIPLRLEDRTAGETNITTDLRDAVSTTTIVDDTVATNNTILVDATLTLTDTTILEGNENATVSASLDQTPRTTLIVTLSNGATITFGTDYVPGTLVESTSFPIQGDDVYIDAEAYTVSGTSYVGGGFNSIVGYPSTVTISDTNDTVTATLTSSLATGSNEDAGSITYTITLTNVDGLPVAPTAVAGETFSFTLNDGTEVSVVVPQNGTTGSTTLNWSASASDFTALADADVFSDTTTVSLNGIITSTNNSGYENLVTAGTSSHTVVDTNDTVTATLTSSLATGSNEDAGSITYTITLTNADGLPVAPTAVAGETFSFTLNDGTEVSVVVPQNGTTGSTTLNWSASASDFISLADADVFSDTTTVSLNGTITSTNNSGYENLVTAGTSSHTVVDSEDTVTVTLTSSLATGSNEDAGSITYTITLTNADGLPVAPTAVAGETFSFTLNDGTEVSVVVPQNGTTGSTTLNWSASASDFISLADADVFSDTTTVSLNGTITSTNNSGYENLVTAGTSSHTVVDSEDTTILKVNESLNSDGSYTYTAVVSNAPDTGNNLVITLDNGKTIILDSSVITASVNSDTQALSVTSVTGGNYEDLKVVYGFGQDIIMKIAANNSLDDVDTNTSYFDSDTINTEIALSSIKLTPQVDVNGYAININGDRITSTDNIGTSQETTYYIKYDNSNPDNITAYRVSSSGTEYTSQVVFTISSDTTNENYSITLGTYPLDGAAYTMQNIFESSSTSYNGGNELSLLFNVNDLYVLASATSDTGVAGSGNNAYQVNYSTGNGLGVDDAGTIGTDEKLYLNFTNSTMSSNLLLGGNGNDTDGNDNTITDSVDNRTYAQNNEQYLTNAIFSLQKWQSGDQAIWQAFNGTVLIAEGTKDYVANDSTLAVSSEVSNINITTSGITWSMYDNVLTNDSGSAQTADVSYTINEGTTIKYDYYIRCR; from the coding sequence ATGGCTGGAGAAATTGGAAAAATCATATCTTTAAATGGATCTTTTTTTATAAAACATCCAAATGGAAGTGTAAGTACTGCAAAAGTAAATGATATCTTAAATGATGGCGATATTATAATTGGTAGTTCTTCAAATACTAATTCAAATATGCTTAAAGTTTTACTTTCTGATAATTCTGGTGATATACAAGTTGTTGGAAATAATGAACAACTTTTTGATGTAACTTTATTATCAGGTGAATTACCTGAAGATACTGTAGTTCAAAATAATGAAGTTAGTGATTTATTGGAGCAATCAACAAAAAATATTCAAGAAAATCCTGCACAAACTGATGAGCAAGCAACCCTTACTTTAGATCAAATTGAGAAATTAGATGCAGCAGCAGCTGGAGAAGATCAGACAACTACTGATCCTGTAGGAATTATCCCTCTAAGATTGGAAGATAGAACAGCTGGTGAAACAAATATTACAACAGATTTAAGAGATGCTGTATCTACTACAACTATAGTAGATGATACAGTTGCTACAAATAATACAATTTTAGTAGATGCAACATTAACGTTAACAGATACAACTATTCTTGAAGGAAATGAAAATGCAACAGTATCTGCTAGTTTAGATCAAACACCAAGAACTACTTTAATAGTAACATTATCAAATGGTGCAACAATTACATTTGGAACAGATTATGTCCCTGGAACATTAGTAGAATCAACTTCATTTCCAATTCAAGGTGATGATGTATACATTGATGCTGAAGCATATACTGTGAGTGGAACATCTTATGTTGGAGGTGGATTTAATAGTATTGTAGGATATCCATCAACAGTAACTATTAGTGATACAAATGATACAGTAACAGCAACATTAACATCTTCTTTAGCAACAGGAAGTAATGAAGATGCAGGATCAATCACATATACAATAACGTTAACAAATGTAGATGGATTACCAGTAGCTCCAACAGCAGTAGCAGGAGAGACATTTAGCTTTACATTAAATGATGGAACAGAAGTAAGTGTAGTAGTACCACAAAATGGAACAACAGGATCAACTACGTTAAACTGGTCAGCAAGTGCTTCAGACTTTACAGCATTAGCAGATGCAGATGTATTTAGTGATACAACAACAGTTAGCTTGAATGGAATAATAACATCAACAAATAATAGTGGATATGAAAACTTAGTAACAGCAGGAACAAGTAGTCATACAGTAGTAGATACAAATGATACAGTAACAGCAACATTAACATCTTCTTTAGCAACAGGAAGTAATGAAGATGCAGGATCAATCACATATACAATAACGTTAACAAATGCAGATGGATTACCAGTAGCTCCAACAGCAGTAGCAGGAGAGACATTTAGCTTTACATTAAATGATGGAACAGAAGTAAGTGTAGTAGTACCACAAAATGGAACAACAGGATCAACTACGTTAAACTGGTCAGCAAGTGCTTCAGACTTTATATCATTAGCAGATGCAGATGTATTTAGTGATACAACAACAGTTAGCTTGAATGGAACAATAACATCAACAAATAATAGTGGATATGAAAACTTAGTAACAGCAGGAACAAGTAGTCATACAGTAGTAGATAGTGAGGATACAGTAACAGTAACATTAACATCTTCTTTAGCAACAGGAAGTAATGAAGATGCAGGATCAATCACATATACAATAACGTTAACAAATGCAGATGGATTACCAGTAGCTCCAACAGCAGTAGCAGGAGAGACATTTAGTTTTACATTAAATGATGGAACAGAAGTAAGTGTAGTAGTACCACAAAATGGAACAACAGGATCAACTACGTTAAACTGGTCAGCAAGTGCTTCAGACTTTATATCATTAGCAGATGCAGATGTATTTAGTGATACAACAACAGTTAGCTTGAATGGAACAATAACATCAACAAATAATAGTGGATATGAAAACTTAGTAACAGCAGGAACAAGTAGTCATACAGTAGTAGATAGTGAGGATACAACAATATTAAAAGTAAATGAATCATTAAACAGTGATGGTTCTTATACATATACAGCTGTAGTTTCAAATGCTCCTGATACAGGAAATAATTTAGTTATAACTTTAGATAATGGTAAAACAATAATTTTGGATAGTTCTGTTATTACAGCAAGTGTAAATAGTGATACTCAGGCTTTATCAGTAACTTCAGTAACAGGTGGAAATTATGAAGATTTAAAAGTTGTCTATGGATTCGGTCAAGATATAATCATGAAAATTGCTGCAAATAATTCATTAGATGATGTTGATACAAATACTTCATATTTTGATTCAGATACTATAAATACTGAAATTGCACTTTCTTCTATAAAATTAACGCCACAAGTGGATGTAAATGGATATGCAATAAATATTAATGGAGATAGAATAACATCAACAGATAATATTGGTACATCACAAGAAACAACATATTATATAAAATATGATAATTCAAATCCAGATAATATAACTGCATATAGAGTTAGTTCATCAGGTACAGAATATACTTCCCAAGTTGTATTTACAATTTCTTCTGATACAACAAATGAAAACTATTCAATAACTTTAGGTACATATCCTTTAGATGGTGCAGCGTATACAATGCAAAATATTTTTGAATCATCATCAACTTCATATAATGGAGGAAATGAATTAAGTTTATTATTTAATGTTAATGATTTGTATGTTTTAGCATCTGCTACAAGTGATACAGGTGTTGCTGGAAGTGGAAATAATGCGTATCAAGTAAATTATTCTACAGGTAATGGATTAGGTGTTGATGATGCTGGAACAATAGGTACAGATGAAAAATTATATTTAAATTTTACGAATAGTACAATGAGTAGTAATCTATTATTGGGTGGAAATGGTAATGATACAGATGGTAATGATAATACAATAACAGATTCTGTAGATAATAGAACTTATGCTCAAAATAATGAACAATATTTGACAAATGCTATTTTTTCATTACAAAAATGGCAAAGTGGAGATCAAGCTATATGGCAAGCATTTAATGGTACAGTATTAATTGCAGAAGGAACAAAAGATTATGTAGCAAATGATTCAACATTGGCTGTTTCATCAGAAGTTTCTAATATAAATATCACAACAAGTGGAATTACTTGGAGTATGTATGACAATGTATTAACTAATGATAGTGGCAGTGCACAAACAGCTGATGTAAGTTATACGATTAATGAAGGAACGACCATTAAGTACGACTATTACATTAGATGCAGGTGA
- a CDS encoding thiamine-phosphate kinase: MNKEEYFINQFSNKKIIGDDGAFIDGFVYSMDAFFENVHFKKEWMNLKQIAYKSMIVNISDAIVMNAKPIYALLSVAIPKTYSEKDLIDLSKGFKKAAKEFGIEIIGGDTISNEKLDISVTIISKTSNPIYRNGVKKGDLLCYTGTLGLSKADLEKLLKNKEISKKSKFIKPVLNPDFFYEISPYITASMDISDGLFFELERLSKASNVGFEFFYNIDEEIGTSGEEYEILFSFNEKNLEKIKKIALKHKIKLNIFAKAIKGKYRTDCKNHHF, from the coding sequence ATGAATAAAGAAGAGTATTTTATAAATCAATTTTCAAATAAAAAAATTATTGGTGATGATGGTGCTTTTATTGATGGATTTGTTTATTCAATGGATGCTTTTTTTGAAAATGTACATTTCAAAAAAGAATGGATGAATTTAAAACAAATTGCTTATAAATCAATGATTGTAAATATTTCAGATGCCATAGTAATGAATGCAAAACCAATTTATGCACTTTTGAGTGTAGCTATTCCTAAAACATATTCTGAAAAAGATTTAATAGATTTATCAAAAGGTTTTAAAAAAGCTGCAAAAGAGTTTGGAATAGAGATAATTGGCGGAGATACAATATCAAATGAAAAACTTGATATAAGTGTGACTATTATTTCTAAAACATCAAATCCTATTTATAGAAATGGAGTTAAAAAAGGCGATTTACTCTGTTATACGGGAACTTTGGGATTATCAAAAGCTGATTTAGAAAAACTTTTAAAAAATAAAGAGATTTCTAAAAAATCAAAATTTATTAAACCTGTTTTAAATCCAGATTTTTTTTATGAAATTTCTCCTTATATAACTGCTTCAATGGATATTTCAGATGGATTATTTTTTGAATTAGAAAGATTATCAAAAGCTAGTAATGTAGGGTTTGAGTTTTTTTATAATATTGATGAAGAGATAGGAACTTCTGGAGAAGAGTATGAAATACTTTTTTCATTTAATGAAAAAAATTTAGAAAAAATAAAAAAAATAGCTCTAAAACATAAAATAAAATTAAATATATTTGCAAAAGCTATTAAAGGCAAATATAGAACAGATTGTAAAAATCACCATTTTTAA